Proteins from one bacterium genomic window:
- a CDS encoding HAD-IA family hydrolase: TCPPIASIVVTVMRVVPPYASRPERPEGATPDANPSPCALRAGRRPPYNARMAAPGCTALIFDMDNTLIGSHIDFPAIRRSLIALLRAAAATGASDDLLMRRAIAHLVALGAAHDRLHGTTLTGRMWEIIEAHETDGLQHALPLDGAGEVLAALRAREFRLAVLTNNGRASALDALRAAALLDQVDVIVARDDVRALKPAGDGVAEAVRRLGAVERIYVIGDSWIDGAAAAACGARFIAYRRPLEELRDRGVHPWRTIAHLADLLAIDLA, from the coding sequence ACGTGCCCGCCGATCGCCTCGATCGTGGTGACCGTCATGCGTGTCGTGCCTCCTTACGCGTCCCGTCCGGAGCGGCCAGAGGGGGCTACGCCGGATGCGAATCCTTCTCCTTGTGCCTTGCGGGCCGGGCGCCGCCCGCCGTACAATGCGCGTATGGCTGCGCCGGGATGCACCGCGCTGATCTTCGACATGGACAACACCCTGATCGGCTCCCACATCGACTTCCCCGCCATCCGGCGGTCGCTGATCGCCCTGCTGCGCGCCGCGGCCGCCACGGGCGCCTCCGACGACCTCCTGATGCGCCGTGCCATTGCGCATCTCGTCGCCCTCGGCGCGGCGCATGACCGCCTTCACGGGACGACCTTGACGGGGCGGATGTGGGAGATCATCGAGGCCCACGAGACCGATGGGCTTCAACACGCCCTCCCCCTCGACGGTGCCGGGGAGGTCCTGGCCGCACTGCGTGCGCGGGAGTTCCGTCTCGCCGTCCTCACCAACAATGGCCGCGCGAGCGCGCTGGATGCGCTGCGGGCCGCCGCCCTCCTCGATCAGGTGGACGTCATCGTGGCCCGCGACGACGTCCGCGCGCTCAAGCCGGCCGGCGATGGCGTCGCCGAGGCGGTCCGCCGTCTTGGCGCCGTCGAGCGGATCTATGTGATCGGGGACTCCTGGATCGACGGCGCCGCCGCGGCCGCCTGCGGCGCGCGGTTCATCGCCTACCGGCGCCCCCTGGAAGAACTGCGCGACCGCGGGGTACACCCGTGGCGCACGATTGCCCACCTCGCGGACCTGCTCGCGATCGACCTCGCCTGA
- a CDS encoding ParA family protein, whose product MVRVHVPNGFVVERRAVEGEPRPTARLIALVNQKGGCGKTTTAVNLAACLAVSKRRVLLLDLDPQANATVSLGVDPGRLARTVYQVLIDEPFEGETATDLQSVIVASNVPNLDIAPASIDLAAAELELSARIGRENSLRKKILPVRDRYDYIIIDTPPSLGLLTLNALVACEEIIIPIQTHYYALLGMRQLLRTLKVVREEVGHQIEIAGVVPTMYDARTSISKEIIQGIRDYFGDKVFQSAIHFNIKLVESSMAGVPVFVHMRASRGAQEYMSLAKEVMALEQKAGSAAART is encoded by the coding sequence ATGGTGCGCGTGCACGTGCCGAACGGGTTCGTCGTGGAGAGGAGAGCCGTGGAAGGAGAACCGAGACCCACGGCACGCCTGATCGCCCTGGTCAACCAAAAGGGCGGTTGCGGGAAGACCACCACGGCGGTCAACCTCGCCGCCTGCCTCGCCGTCAGTAAGCGCCGCGTGCTCCTCCTCGATCTCGATCCCCAGGCCAACGCGACCGTGAGCCTCGGCGTCGATCCCGGGCGACTCGCCCGGACGGTGTATCAGGTGCTGATCGACGAGCCGTTCGAGGGGGAGACGGCAACAGACCTCCAGAGCGTGATCGTCGCGTCCAACGTCCCAAATCTGGATATCGCTCCCGCATCGATCGATCTGGCGGCGGCGGAACTCGAGCTCTCCGCCCGGATTGGACGGGAGAACTCGCTCCGCAAGAAGATCCTGCCGGTCCGCGATCGGTACGACTACATCATCATCGATACTCCGCCATCGCTCGGCCTCCTGACGCTCAACGCGCTCGTGGCCTGCGAGGAGATTATTATTCCGATCCAGACGCATTACTACGCGCTCTTGGGGATGCGACAGCTGCTGCGGACCCTCAAGGTCGTGAGGGAAGAGGTCGGCCATCAGATCGAGATCGCCGGCGTGGTTCCCACGATGTACGATGCCCGGACGAGCATCAGCAAGGAGATCATCCAGGGAATTCGAGACTATTTCGGCGACAAGGTCTTTCAGAGCGCGATCCACTTCAATATCAAGCTGGTGGAGTCGAGCATGGCCGGCGTGCCTGTCTTTGTCCACATGCGCGCCTCTCGCGGGGCGCAGGAGTACATGAGCCTCGCCAAGGAGGTCATGGCGCTTGAACAAAAAGCAGGAAGCGCTGCGGCGCGGACTTAG